DNA sequence from the Methanolobus psychrophilus R15 genome:
TAAATTCATATCCGTCTACCATTGGCCCGAAGATCAGCAAGGTCCCTCCTTTCTCCACAAATTTTGCAATCTGTTTTTTATTGCGCACAAGACCGTTCAGGATCTTTGTATAATTCTGATTTGCAAAGCCCGTAGGTACGACCAGGCATCTGCATGGCGGCAGGAAAGGAGTGCCAATGCTTTCTGCGCTTATTCTCTGGCACTTTATGCCATGTTCAGCGAAAAGCTTCTCAAAAAGAAGAGGATTGTCCCAGAGCAGCATCACATCTGTCATGTGGTGACAATATAATCTGCTGATTTAATTCTTTTTCCAGTGCTGTGGCTAAAGGCTGCAGGGGACGAAAAAGAAAAAGGGAGCTGGTGGTTTAAACCAGCTTGAAGATGGGGTGGTTGGGGTCCTTTATCTCGATGCCAAGTTCCTTTGCGGTCTCAGCCATCATGATATCGACCATTGCTGTTGCAGGGAACACCTTGTCAGTGTTCTCTATAGGTCCGAAGAGCTGGAAGTTTGAACCGAGCACCTGTGGCACAAGGTTTGTTCCAATGTCTGCGGGCATATAGATTGCCTGCTTCTCTTCCTTTGTCTCGAACTTCTTCTTGTAGTTCTTCATCCAGTCCCATGCGGATGCCATGTTGTGGTATCCCCCGCCAACAGGCAGACCGAAGTGGCCCTTGATGGCTATGACTGACCTCATGGATGCTCCTGCACCGGCTCCAAGGGGAGTTGCTGCAACGTCCACAAGGGGCTTTGTGATGCCACATTCCCTTGCGATCTCAAGCATACCCTTGCTCTGTCCGGTGCCGCCTGTCTCGAGGATCTCCAGTTTTCCTTTTACGCTGGGGTCGGTTGCATTGAATGCGAGGACGATGGAACAGTTGATGTCACTGTTCTTGATAGCTTCTATTTCGTCTGCATGGACACTGGCGTTGATGGAGTTGTAGATGGCCCTCTTGGCAACGCCGATCTCAGTCACATACTCTGCTGCAGCTGCGCGTACTTCTCCAGCTGAGGAGTCAATCAGGAATGGTGTTTTGTCATCAAGCTCAACAAACCAGTCGATGTATTTCTTGATGGCTTCAGGTGTCTCGCCCACTATCTGGTTGACATAAGGGTTACCTGTGACGCTTCCCATCTCGACGATACCGCTCCATAGCTTTTCTGCTGCGGCCTTGTCGAAAATACCCTTATCCTCGTCAGTCACGATCTTATGCCTGTTATAGAACATCGTCCCTACAAGCACTGTCGGATATTCGCCGGGCTGTCCACCGAACTTGACGCCTCCGACTTCGAATACTTCTTGCTTCTTGTCAAATCTGAACATATGAATAACCTCTTATCATTTAGATGCTGATTCCTAGACTTGCCAGGTATGGTGCTATGAACAGAACGTACAACAGGAATATGATTATCCCGGTCACTGCTCCGTACAATATGCCTATGTCTCTACCTACTTTCTTACCAATGCGCTGTGAGATCTCACTGTTTACGAACTCGACCTTTTCATCTATCTTATTGAGTCTTTCGAGCACAGTACTGAAATCTGCAGGATCAACTACCACGCTTGGTATTTTGTCACTTGCATTGCTCATCTCAGATCACCTGCCAGATAAACATCGGAAGTATGATGGCCATGAACAATACAAAGACAAAACCGGCGATAAATCCGGAAATACCTGTTGCGGACACTCCTGAATCCAGCTTCTGGTTCCTTGCTATGAGCTGAGCTCTGTAGCGAATATCCTCTATAACTGCTTCAATGGATCCCATCTGCGGGCTGATGACCGTCGGAACTCCTTTTCCATATTCTTCTTCTGCCATGTCAATTACCTCCCGAACAATAACATTCCAAGCAGTGTCAGAGTGATGGCAAGACCTATCATTATTCCTTCAACCTTGCCTGCATGCACACCGGAGTGGAACTTGTTCAGGTTACCGATGTACATCATTTCCCTGTTGATGTCCAATATCCTGTTCCTGATGGTTGCCATCTCGGCAGCCATTGGTTTAAGTCCGCCTGCCTCTGCGCCTTCCTCTTCACTGCCTCCGCCAACTTCAACGACCATGGGATCTGCATCAAAGGCTCCAGGGTCCTTTGCCGCATATTCCTTGATCTTGGCAACTATGGCATTCATATCTTCAGTACCGATGAAATCTATACATTCCACCTGTTCCTGGAACCTCTTAATGATTGCCTCGGTAAGGTTCTCAATGTATGGGATCGCACCAGTTGCGCCGACAATCCTGTTGTCCTTCACTCCGCCGCGATGCAGGGCTAGCATTGCCTGTCCGGTGATGTGTCCCTTTACTTCGGCTCCAGTAACTATCAGGTACCTTATGTTCGGGTTTGAGATAATGTGTGCAACGACCTTCTCAATACCCAGGTTCTCTGTCTTACAGGGACCTGTAATGGCGGCACCGGCCTCCAGCTGGGCTCCGGATGCAAGGTGGGAGCCACAGGTAATCACAGCTACACAGTTCTTGATGTTGCCTACATCATACTCTCCTTTGAGTATTGGCCAGTCAGGAGCTGCTTCTCTTTTTGTAACCATTTTATATGCCTCCGAGTGCACTCATCACAAGCAGCAGCAGTCCGGCGACTCCCAGGCCAACTACGATTCCGTAGAAGGCATTGCCATAGAAACCTGCCTGCATGGAAGTGTTCTCACGTCCTGCAAATGAGCTGAGCAATGGCTTGTTGGGCGAAAGGGAGTTTACAAGATCGTCTGCTATCTTATCCAGTTCATCAAGCTGTACCATGACGGGATCCATGGAATATGATATGATGTCCTCTCTCTCTGCAGCGAGCAAAGAGGTGAGGGGATCCAATACAAGATGTGCCTCTGGGGCTACATGAATCATGCTCATTCCAGTTCCTCCTTAGAAGGGAGAAGCCCTGCACCTGTTACCATATATGCATCTCTCTTTACAAGCTTGTAGAACCCGCTAAAGGAAACGTACCATATAGCGACTCCTATAAGGATTGTAAGGGACCCGGACGCAAACGGGGTAATAGTAGCGACTATTCCTGCAATTATCATTGCAATAGCACCTTTCTCAAAAGCACATGCAAGTGTACGGTCCTGTTTCTCATCAGGTCCGAGGTTTGCATTGTAGGGGTGCAGAATTGCAAGACCGCCTGCAATGAAGATAACTGCTATGTATCCAGTTGTCATGACTCCGCTTGCGACTCCCTGGGCGACGACCACGCCGTTGACTACCTCGTCAAAGAACATGAATGTCCCGATCATAGAAGTGCTGAGGCCGACAATGGTTATGGCACCCGCTGCTGCAATTTCGGTCATGGACTGCACCATGATGGGAATGCCCATGTTGAGTACCTTGTTTGCTAGAATACCTACTACTAGTCCTATCAGGGAAGCAAAGACCAGTGCGACCACAGGTCCGGCTATTCCGCCAACAGCAAGTCCGAATGTTGATGCAATTATACCAATACCAAGAGCGAGCATGCCTATTGAAGGTACTCCGGTACCCAGGCCGTAATTTGCGACTCGCCTGACTGCTGCAGCGCCCCATACAATACCGCATATTGCACCAAGGGCACCTAAGAATGACATGTAGGGTCCTACCATGTCAACAAGGAAATACGCTCCATATATTCCTAAAAGGCCTCCTACTATTCCGAAGGCGATTATGTTATTCTGGGGAATTGCCGCATGGGCTCCTCCGCCTCCTCCGCCTGCTGACATTTTACATACCTCCAATTGCTACTACACCCATGATGGCAGCTAAGAATGTTGCAACAAAGGATGCAAGCACAGCTTTTGGGAATCTCTTGAACTTGGGGTCATGGAAACCTTCGATGGTTCCTCCTATGTTATATGAGGGTATGACCGCATTAACGAAGAAAAGGCCAATTGCGAAAATGCTTGCAATTCCTATGAAGTCTGCCTCAGGAAGCCCGTTCTCAATGCTGAGCAGGGAATAATATATCAGGGATCCTCCCAATCCTCCAAGTGCAGCACCGATTATGCCACTTATGAAGGATGCTGTCGGTATTGCGTGACCCTCTGTACCCTGGGATACATAAAGGTCCTGTCTGTCCTTGGTTATCGGGTCATACTTGACCTTTGCAGATGCTGCCGGGCAACCTACACCATAAACATACATCCATTGTCCGACAAGCATTGTAACAGATATCATTATCATGGCGCCGACAGTTCCTGATGCAAGTATAAGTCCCATGCTGTCAGTGACATTCATCATGAAGCCTGCTGTTACAAGACCTGTAAGGCCTGCTCCAGCAGCAAGTTGAACTGTACCTGTGCCTACTCCTGTTGCCTGTGCCATAGCTGCCGGGGCTCCACCTACAGGTATTAAGTGGACACCCAATGAAATAAGTACACCACCGAGGGTAATTAAAAGTATATTAATAATATCTTCTGCTATAATTCCTACAATATCTATCAAGCTGCCACCTCTGCTTCCTCATCTTTCTTATAAGGCCCAAATGCATTACGAGCAGCCACTTCGATCTTCCTGTTCCATATAGCCAGCAACAGTACAATGACAACACCTGCTATGATGGATTCCCATCCAAGGGTTTCATTGATCGAAGGATCGAATACTACAGTTATCCATCCGCTGAGGAACACGACCATACCGAAGGCTATTCCTGTGGCAGGTCCTCCGAACTTGGCACAGAACCATGAGTTATCGATACCGTTCCTGATACCGGATTCTGCTTTCCTCACAATGTTTCCAGAGTTGGCGGCGTTCAGTCCTGATCCGAACTCCACATTCTGGAATTCACGCTCTGCACCATAGTGGACGTCACCTGTGGAAGATCCTATCGCACCGACAGTGATTCCCCAAATGAATGCCAGCAGTGGCAGTGAGAACGGGTGTCCCATAACGGTTGTCATAAGATACGATATAACAAGTATACAGAACGTAGTAATGAATGCATATCCCATAATTACAGGGGTGTGTGATTGTACGATGTCAAGATAAAGTGGCTGTTTGAAACGTTTTTGGCTTGCTATTCTACCAAAATAACCTGTGACTGAATAAGTACCATGTACAGCTGCTCCGACAATGGCTCCTACGGCCAGTGCCAGGATAACAGATGCGCCGGTGCTCATCAGAACAGCAGCAACAGTTCCGCCGATAGCACACATAAGTGCATTCGATGGTGGTTCGCCAGAAATAGCTTTGTTATAGATCCTGTGTGGATACATCATCTGGGGCGCTAATTGCACTTGGGAGTTCGGGTTACTCTGGGACCCTACATCAGATTCAAGGTCCTCCGAGGCACCAGCAATAGTTGCTGCGGCTCCGATCAGTGCCATTACGCCCATACTTGTGAGCGGTTCCATTCACATTTCCTCCTTTTTATTTTATCATTCTTAAGGGTAAATAACACCAGAGATACAACACTATCTGTTCTATCTCCTATCATAATTGATATGGCGTAAACTAACGTCAGGTGGTTTGCATTATATTAAATACTTATTAAACCTTTCGAATGAAATCTTATGAAAAACCCTTGTAACCTATTAAAATAGCATATTAATGGGGATACAAAAAATATAATTTTCCATCTATATAATATTTTGACTACTTAACTCGTATCATTCCCGCCGGTCAAAGTTAAGTATATATATATCCGGTCTTGGCATTTTACCGCTGCTACGGGCAAAATCCATGTAACATCTGCTGCATAGCAGGCGGGAGTTGAGGGAAGCTATTTCTGCGGTGCCGGGCACAAGTCTTGCAAAAAGGAATGATGGCTCTATTTCCAGATCTAAAGATGCGGCTTTAAGGTATTCTCTGATGTGCTCTTCAAATATCTCAAGGTCGTCAGCCTGGAGTCCCCTTGTATTGATCGTAATACCGCAGCATCCGCAGGGAAGTGCAAAGATATCCTCCTCGATGAGGAAAACAGGCTTGGCAAGAATGTTCCTTAATTTATTCTCAAGCTGCCCACGGTTTTTTGATAGTCTGTCTGTTATTTTCATATACTTCTCTCCGCATTCAGGGGCTGAAGCAGCTGTTGCGCACACCCGGAAGAGTATACCTGTACAACCCTCTCAGTGAGCCTTTTGCAATATCCGCACCTGATGCATACCTTATCGCAGCGCTTCCATTGGGAAATAGCGCCTTCCAGTTCCTTGTTAGGTATGTAGAACAGGTCCCTTATATCCTTAGGGCAGTCAAGCAGGTCCATCAGATTGCCATCGTAGTGCCTTCCTGCATATGCTCTGACGTTGTTCAGTATCCAGTTGGGGAAATGTGTCCTTCCGCCGATCTTGAACGTATCCGTTATATGTTCGTACTCCTTGAGATCCTCAGGCCTTATCCAGGGTGATTTAATGAGCTGCTGAGGGTCGTTGATCCTGAGTGAGAGGCACTTGTAATAATAGTAATCGTCAAGGACGTTCAGTTTCGGGCCAGGACCGTTGGCATGTGAGAAGAAGTTGAAGTGTGCGTACCTGAAAGGGCACTGGTATAGACATCCTTCATTCACCAGAAGCTTCAGTCCGCAGGAGACTGATTCTTTGATGGCTTCAAGCTTTTGGAAGTCCCTGTTGACCGCAGGATCTATAACAATAGTGTCTGCGCCCAGTTCCTCGTAGAACACTGCTTTCTGCGGCGAGTCCACGAAGGAAAGCACTGATACTACTACTTCCATGTCATATTCTCTTGAGAGCATCTCTACAAAATAAGGCTCTGCAACTGTAATGGAATCAATGCCTGATTTATTGAGCTGGTCGAAGTACCAGTTGATCTTATTGAAACCCTGAGGAGTCAGGTGCTGTCCGCCCATGCATGAACTGTTGAGGACCACTTCCATCTTGACGCCCTTTTCGTGCGCATACTCGGTCTGCTCCCGTATCTCCTCAAGTCCTGGCGCGCTTAGGTTTGTCCTCCCGGTTCCAACATAGTCGGGGGCTCCGGCCATATACACAGCATAGATATCTTCCGGACAAGCTAAAAGGTCCTGAAGTCCTTCCATATGCCCTGCGTGCGGTACGTAAAGTTTCATTGCTTGCTGGTAAGCCTGAGTTAAGATAAGTATTTTGGTATGAGAAGGCCAAAACTATATCATGTTTCAGCTGTCTTTTTATGGTATGATACTTGGCGCCTCATCCTTCGCAGGCAGTTTTTCACAGATAGCATCAGAAGTGGAATCCATAGAACTCTACATTCCCAAGATGGGACTTTACAGCAATGCGATACTCCGGAATGATCTTCTTGACAAGATAATCGATGAGCTGTCGACAATTGATCTGTACACTTCCCTGCATGCACCTTATTTTGCCGCCTCGCCTACTTATCCGCAGGATGTTCTGGTGGACACCGGGGACATGGATGATGTTGCTTTCCGGCTTATCCGGGAATCCATAGAGATTGCAGGCAGGCTTGGTTCGCGTGCTGTGGTGCTGCATCCGGGAAGAGTAAATGGCAATCGTGAGAAATCTTTCTCTTCAATGGTCGGCAATCTCCGCTCACTCGCCCAAACAGCAGAAGAGCATGGAGTAATGCTGGGTCTTGAGAACAAAGAAGGTACGTATCAGGGCAATTTATGCACTGGCTGTGCAGAGCTGATAAGAGCGATCGAGGAAGTCAATTCTGATAATCTGTGTATAACTTTCGATATAGGACACGCCAATCTTACGTGCGGGGGCAATATGGTGAAGCTGCGCGAGTTCGCAGGTGCCATAGCTCCGTATGTAGTGCATGTACACGTACATGATAACAGGGGCATATGGCTGGAGCATTACGATGGTGACGAGCACCTGGCACCGGGAAAAGGGATAATAGACTATAGTGTCCTCAACGAACTGACAGGCTACAGAGGCATCTACAACATGGAAGTGTTTTCCATGGAAGATGTGGTGAAAGGCAGGGAAACAATCCTTAGTGCTATCCGCATACCTTAGGTATCTGCTGCTCCATTGTAGTTGGGAGGCACCACAAGCACCAGCACATCGGATAACTGCAATACTTTTTCAGTTACAGTGCCTACAAATTTCTTGATGCCGCTCTTCCCCTGCGTACCCATCACTATCCTGTCCACGTTGCGCTCTTTTGCCACCTCTACTATTTTTTCAGGGGCACTGCCATCCATTATGATCGTTTCGATGAGTTCTTCCTGGCATCCCATGTTCATGAGTGTGTCCTTGATGGCCTGAAGTGCATTTTCAGCACCTTCATTGCGCCATGTTTTCCTGGAAATGCCCTTGTCAGGCACTACATGGAGGACTATTAACTGGTAGTCGTGTTTAATTGCGATCTTAGCTGCAACCTTTGCAGCGTTCTCCGCATATGCCGAACCATCTGTTGGTATCAAGATTTTCATTATTTGGGGATATGTCACGCAAATATTAAATATTTGGGTTTGTAATGTATGTATTATACTGGCTGCAATACAGTTTATGATCAAGGAAGTGCAAAGGTGAACAAATACCAGAAATTCAAGAAAATGGATACCAAGAGTTATTCAGATGTGACCCGCTTCCTCAAGAAGACCACGCATCTCACAGCAAGGGAATGGGTGACTGCCCGCCTATGTGCGGATTTCAAGAACCTTTCCAACCAGTCAGAAATGACCTGGATAGGAGAAAAGCTTCCTGAGCTTGTTCCCTTCATGGAAGAAACATATACCCGGCAGGAAGTCTCCAATGCGCGTGCAACTTTCAAAAAGAAAGTCCAGCGAAGTGGAACTACATTCTTCTATGCATATTATGCAGGCCTGATCACCCAGGAAGAGATGCTTGGAATAATTCACCAGATCGTTACAGACATTAAAAAGCTCATGGTCACAGAAGGCAGTGAAGTCCCTGAGGAACATGCAACTGAGGTCCAGCTATTGATCGCTGAGGTGCTTCGCAGGATAAACGAGTCTCTGGACGAGGATTAAAAGGAAGGCATGGGTTTGTCGCATTTATCGCAGCGATCTGCTATATCTTTCGATCATCCTCATCTCTATCTGCCTCAGATACCTGGCCTGCACTACTGATACATACAGGGTTCTGTCGCCGAGTTTCACAACTATGTCTGACTCCTTTGGAATGCTGAACTCTACAGGATATATGGCAGGTCCCCCACAGGTCGTGCACAGCCTGAAGTCCTTGCCAGACTTTTTTATGAAATCTTCCACTTCTTTCTCTATCCTGATCAGTGCCGGATTATCTGTCATGGGACTAAAGCCATCTTTTCACTACTTAAGTTTTATTCTCCTTCCGGCAGCAGTCCTTCCCGGGCAAATTTAAATTTAATGAGTTCCAATGTATGCTCCATGTTAATGAAGGATAAGGGAAAACTCGTTATCTGGCCTTCATATATCGACAAGACCAGATCAAGAAGTAATGGCCGTATTATCTCTCGGAAGTCCTCTGTGAGCGAACCCACTCTCCAGGAAATAGGCCTTGCAGCCCAAAAGCTGGGAATGGCCCCGGAAATTGAAGCTGATAAAGCTTATCCGAAGTCCTGGTGGGAGTCTAAAGGCAGGGTGCTGATAGATAACACTGCACCAAAGACAGCGCTAGCCAGAAAGATAGCTTCCACAATCAAAGACATGCGCTCCGGCCAGACAAAATAATCCTGTTGATACTTACAGCAAGCAACCCCAAGGCAGGGAAAGCGATCAAAAAATTAGTAAATAGTAATCTCTGGATCAAAATTATAAATCAAAAAAGTCCTGTTCCCTGGAACTCTCAGGGAAGAGGCCATATTCCAAAGCTGGCGTCCAGTATCATTATTACCAGGCCGATTACCACGCCTGAGACAACTACTGTCTTTGGATTGATATGTATTGCTTTCTTGTCAGCCTCGTAATAGCGCATGAGGCCGGCCGATGACATCAGCCCGCTGCCGCTGGATTTCTTCTTTGTCATTATTATCTCCGTGAGCCTTTATTCAGTGATATATGATTAGTTGTTATATTAGTTATTTGCTGTCATTGATGGACTTAATCATTTAAAAGATTGTGCCTCAGGGAAGCACCTCGTCCAGCAGGAAAGGCGGGTGGAACACACCATTCTCAGTGATTATACCGCTGATGTTCTCCATGGGGGTCGCGTCAAAAGCCGGGTTGTACACCTTTACATCTGCCGGCGCAATCTGGGCACCCCTGCAGAACCTGAGCTCGTTTTCATCCCTCAGCTCTATGGTCACAGTCTCTTCCCAGCCCTCAAAATCAAAGGTTGAGACCGGTGCCGCGACATAGAACGGTATTTCATGTTCCTTTGCCAGTACCGACAGGGTGTAGGTTCCGATCTTATTGAACACTGCATCCCCTGTTATCCTGTCCGCTCCAACAATAATCTTGTCTACCATGCCCTTTCTCATCACATGTCCGGCCATAGAGTCGGCAATAAGTGTCACCGGGATATTGTCCTGCATTAATTCCCATGTGGTGATCCTGCTGCCCTGGTTAAGGGGACGGGTCTCGCAGGCTATCACATTGGTCTTCTTCCCTGCCTCCACTGCAGAGCGCACCACACCAAGAGCAGTACCCCAGTCCACACAGGCCATTCTTCCGGCATTGCAATATGTCATAACAGTATCGCCATCCTTGAGCAGTTTTGCCCCATGCTTGCCTATCATCTTATTAGTAGCCACATCTTCATCTGCGATGTTCTTTGCTTCGGAAAGGGCAATGTCCCTGATGCCTTCCACATCGTAGGCATCTGATGTTGCATCGATGACCCTGTCAACTCCCCATGCCAGGTTCACTGCGGTAGGACGTGTGGCCTTGATGGTCTTTGCAGCTATATGCATGTCCCTTATCAACGCATCCATCGTGCCGGCACTGCTCAGCGTGGCTGCAAGCGCTACTCCGAAACCACCAGCTGCACCAAGGGCCGGCGCTCCCCTTACCCGAAGGGTCCTGATGGCCTCGCAGAGAGAGCTGAGCGTCTTGCACTCAATGACCTTATATTCCACAGGAAGAAGGGTCTGGTCGATCATTACAATAGAATTTGATTCGTCATTCCAGTCTATGGTTCTCATGATATCTATCTGAATAAAGGGCATACCTGGAATAAAAATGTGAAGGTCAGCTCACGCATTTGAAACCAATTATACTTAATAATGTGTCGAAAAGCCTAAAATCAGAGGATACAAACACCTTATGGGAATTTGGGTTTGGCTTTTAGGTTGCGTTTACGGGGAAACAGAGATACCCTTGTGTTTCAGCTCTTGCTCTTGTGCAGACCGTGTTAGGCGGGGGATTAGGTATATGAAGAAATGGTTAGTGTTGATTACCCTTTCAATGGCGATGTTCATCATAGTCATTGACACGACGATAATGAATGTGTCGATATCAGCTTTGATAATAGATCTGGATACCAGTGTGCGAGGTATCCAGAGTGCTATCTCGATCTATGCTCTGGTCATGGCATCTTTTATACTCATAGGTGGTAAGCTTGGGGACATTCTGGGCAAGAAAAGAACTTTTTTGATTGGCTCAGTTCTTTTTGGTATAGGCACTTTCACGGCTTCCATAAGCCCCAATCTGGGTGTTTTAGTCATTGGCTGGTCTGTTGTCGAGGGCCTGGGTTCGGCGCTGATGCTGCCTAATATCCAGACACTGCTGAGGGATGAGTATGAGGGTAAAGACCTGGCTTTTGCTTATGGCATAGTCAGCGCCATTGGTGCAGTAGCAGCGGCCGTAGGACCTATCGTAGGTGGTTTTCTGACTACCTTTTATACATGGCGTTTGGCTTTCCTCGGGGAAGTGTTGATAGTGATCGCAGTGCTGGCGCTCAGTCGCAGCATCAAAGCCGATGTGCCCCTCCCAAGGAAGCCGAGGTTCGATTTCGTAGGAGCATCTCTATCAGTTCTAGGCCTGTTCTCCATTGTCATGGGCATTTTGCTGGGACATACCTATGGATTCTGGTTGTCCAAGCAGCCGCTGGTAATCGGATCATGGGAAATAGCTCCCTTCGGTCTCTCCGTGACCCCTATCCTGATAGGACTGGGTGTACTATTCATAATGTTGCTGTTCAGATGGGAAAAGCGGCAGGAGGAGACAGGTAGTGATGGCCTTTTCAAACCATCGCTCTTCAGCACCCCGGGACTCACTCCGGGATTTATTGTCCGGAATCTTCATATGGCCATT
Encoded proteins:
- a CDS encoding transmembrane efflux protein, whose amino-acid sequence is MAMFIIVIDTTIMNVSISALIIDLDTSVRGIQSAISIYALVMASFILIGGKLGDILGKKRTFLIGSVLFGIGTFTASISPNLGVLVIGWSVVEGLGSALMLPNIQTLLRDEYEGKDLAFAYGIVSAIGAVAAAVGPIVGGFLTTFYTWRLAFLGEVLIVIAVLALSRSIKADVPLPRKPRFDFVGASLSVLGLFSIVMGILLGHTYGFWLSKQPLVIGSWEIAPFGLSVTPILIGLGVLFIMLLFRWEKRQEETGSDGLFKPSLFSTPGLTPGFIVRNLHMAIMAAFLFTFPLLLQLTFEFSALETGFALLPFSIVLLVSALIGAKLTGRFIAKRIIQAGFLLVIFGLGIVAWTVKPDVQPSDMGLAVVFGAGLGLIASQILNLIFSLVDKKDAPETAGLNGTFEQLGNSIGVALVGTIMLSTLLIGLQMSIEESTEIPQEYKPELLAAVESSVQLVSDTQLKSTLETSGADAEMQAEILDIYALSRIQAFKVGLAFLIFLALVGLVSTVGLSDRRL